From the genome of Nicotiana tabacum cultivar K326 chromosome 17, ASM71507v2, whole genome shotgun sequence:
GCTAACAACATATTTAGGCCCAATGGTTAAGATGGCCAACCCCCAAACACTCTTAACTGCTATGCTATAGCCAAGTTGTACGAGCAATCCTTGAAGGCCAAACCACACAACCCAAAACCTTTTCAAAAGCCCAGTTATTATTCTTCTAGCCCAAGGCCACAATTTTCTCCTCCCAGTCAAGGGCCAACATTTACAAATACCAATCCCAACCCCACAAATGTCCACGCAAAATAGTTAGCCCAAAATAACCCCACCAATGAGTCTCTAAGAGAACGCAAATTGTGTTACAAATATCATGATCACGATTTTTCTAGACATCAGTGCAGACCACGAGCCTTAAGTGCCATAGAGGGAATTGAGACTCCTGTAGAAGGCAAGGAGGAAGAGGAGGTGTTCGACGAGGCTTTAGGTGAAACAAAAGAAGGAGGTGAGGTGACATTATCTATGCTAATGGGTTTGTCACATACACCCACCATAATCCGAATTCAAGGGTGGGTCAAGAAGCATAAGGTGTCCATATTATTTGATAGTGGGGCTACCCATAGTTTCGTTTACCCTAAGATTGTGAAGCAATTTGGGTTAACGATAAAACGACTTCACAAGGTTATGAAGGTGAAGGTGGCAAACGGGCAGCTGATGCCTTGCATCTATATTTGCCCAGAATTTTCTTGGACCATAGGAGACAAGTTTTTCACCTTCAACATGGTACTACTAAAGGCATGGGGGAGTGATAtcatattgggcatggattgggtGGATTCTGTAACACCAATTATGTTGCATGCACGACCCCGTAGTATCTCATTTTTTAAGGATAAAAGACTCATTACTATAATGGGTAGTAACACTGAAGGTATATTGGCTGAGGGGGATGCAAGATACATTGCCAAGATATTACGAATGGGCCAAGGCTGCTTGTCATCCCATTTGTTAAGCTTGGATGGAGGGCAGGAGTAACAACAAAGTCCGGGCCTAGTTCAAAAACTAATAGAGCAATTTGCTgagatttttcaagaaccaaaagGACTTCCTCCAAGCAGAGGGTGTGATCACGCCATAGAATTATTTCTTGGGTCCAAGCCAGTAAACCAACAACCttatcattattattatgagCAGAAGAATACAATTGAAAGAATGGTATGGGGAATGCTTGAAGCTCAAATTGTGACAACCAGTACATCTCATTTTGCATCACCAATCATCCTAATTAAAAAGAAATATTCAACTTGGCGATTTTGTGTGGACTATCGAAGGTTGAACGACATAACGGTGAAGAATAAATACCCAATTCCAGTGGTTGAGGATCTACTTGATGAACTACATGGACCTCGGTTTTTCTCAAAAATAGATTTACGCTCGGGGTATCATCGGATTCGTTTGAAACAAGGGGATGAACACAAAACGGCATTCAAAACTCATCATGGCCTTTGGAAATTTTAAGTAATGTCTTTTGGATTAACCAATGCACTGGCAACCTTTCAAGCACGCATGCATAAGGTTTTCAGTTCCTATCTCAGAAAATTTGTCCTAGTATTTATTTACGACATCCTCATCTACAGTGTTACCCTGGAGGATCATGTTAAATACTTGAGAGTAATGTTTGAAGTTCTCAAAGAGAACCAGTTGTTTGCAAAGAAATCCAAATGCAATTTTGGGGAGGCCCAGATTGAATATTTGGGCCATATCATTTCAGACCAAGGTGTGAGTATTGATCCAACAAAGATCGAGGCATGGATTAATTGGCCTTATCCAGTTAATATTAAAGGGTTTCGAGGTTTACTTGGACTAACCGGGTATTATCGCAGATTTATTAAAAACTTTGTAGCTATCAGTAAACCTTTAACATATTTACTCAAAAAAGGAGCTTTTCCATGGAATGACAGTGCTACTATTGCATTTGAAGAACTGAAGAATGCAATGGTGCATGCCCCAGTTTTGGCACTACCAGATTTCACACTTCCTTTTGTTGTTGAGGTGGACGCCAGTGGAACGGGATTAGGAGCAGtacttgtcacgccccaaaatcgaggagcgcgaccggcgctcaaccgagtgaacccgaccgagcaagccagttagatttcattctacccaaactcatccatgaatagagataatacatattatcattaattagacgaaaatgtgttcatgtctacaataccaattcatttctaatagtttcatcatttttaaagtctcaaatggacaagtaatacaaccacaacatgaTATAGTTTTTCTTtctccagcaccaatacacaacccacattatgtctacggagcctctatagatacagaagagtacaatgataatgccggcaacaaggccccggctatacctcaaacagaatatacaaagtacaaaagattaaTGACCCCGTAATAAAGTGggactcaccaagtcagctgggaagaaggtgcactgttATCACTGGCCAATATCTCCTGcagtggaaccacctgcatccattgaaagatgcagtgcccccggcaaaaaggacgttagtactgtcgaatagtactagtatgtataactaaacaccctctcaatataatgataaataatacaaataatattatcataatatcaatgaaagccttgatcaacatcaaacctcaatttaggatcaagacagtgttcaaattaatttccatatctcacattaggatatttttagtatcgatataccattctccacaataccattattcacaataccggtaccaccgtactcttagcacggagtccgatcacgacccgatcggctaggccatctcattagagacatcaaccacaattatcattttaattacaatttccagcacaatcaccaccatgtgtacggcatggtgtccgatcacgacccgatcgtctaggtcgtcttatttgagacatcaacctttttatatcaatcatcgcatttcataatacttttaCATCTTTtgatttcattggcactagtggccataattataaaatcattcttggcacgttggccatatttagtatttcatgctcacattatcaatttcaaatatcatcctcatcatcaacaataaacacaattcaaatcaaagtgtgtagtacacatgtgagcaatttagagtctaatgcacatagagatatttcacaaaatttggcataatagccttcatttgaacttgacttaaagtcgaaacattattaatgcacaacccatattttaacacatcctcaattggtaacataacatgaatagagcatttgggatgcttgttgaatatatatctttcaacccaatcttactcgaaatagccaatttcataatgaatcactcgggacttacataatttacatgaatatcgtgagattcaattctaagagaagagtttagccaacatacctcacttgagcttccttacactctaaatatttcggaattcttagcaactttaatctattttagaaatataacaaattgaaccaaaattgggaagatgatcatggttctagctcatttgagcattttatcaaacactagatgtgcattaaggtttcaaggtcctttcatggacgattccatcatcccacaacccaacctttaccatttttagctcaaaaatctttctacaccctttgataacatatgcatgtaaaataaccaactctcttgcccagaaattatcttgcttattatccatttctacacaaaatttgaaattgagggttagggtgtagaatcttacctctaggatgaagacctagtgagtttcccttctcaatcttccaaaacttgggcaagaattgaagaacaattattggagagcgccttctcactctagggcaccttctctcactctaaaatattagataatagctcaaaaatgacccaaagagtgtatttaatgaaatagggtcgggttttaaaaacccaaaaatggagctccggaatagttctgcggtcgcatatgcgaccgcataatggatatgcggaccgcatatcggtcgcataattgctgatAAAATGATCAAAAAAGTTGTTTGTGTATgggtcactatgcggtcgcatagttgcttccaactgacccaattaactgtctcactctgcggccattatgcgatccgcagagtgattctgcgatcgcataatggatcgcagaaATGCGCTTTTCCACCAAAAAGTTTCTTTTACTTtcctgtgcattgttcaacctataagcctagtccgacaccgtaaaacattattttctttgcaaattttaccgggctttacacttaagttcttagaaattttctggggtgttacattctcccccgcttaggatcattcgtcctcgaatgagggttcaAAACCTGTTATtaacatcttatgcaactcagtttgtttcataccacattcgagcagccccaaatttgactaacttccAAAAATTTctccagagtttcctttgtaactaggcttATCCATCTGTCAGAGAGCCCcggaaacacatcctaacaacatatacgtattccaacgacgtaacataatacaaaacaatacCAATTGTGatctcataagcaatatatatacagaaaggaacacccttaatgccaattgttcacatgatataaaattctttaaaaagtaagtcttataatttaaattttttttcctaGATTACAAGtttaaatacatggtcattcaaacaaataaggatattttttcttcatttcttcatttcttcatttcttcctcggcctcccaagttggcgaaacctgttggtttcgccacaacactttcacggaggcaatttctttatttctcaattttcggacttgccgatcaataatggaaaccggaatctcttcgtaagtcaatttctcattacctcaatggtctcaaccggaacaatgagtgtcggatatCCAATTAACTTCTTCAagatagacacatgaaacactgggtgtactaatgacatctcaggtggtagctcaagcttgtacgccacctcaccgatcctctgaatgattttgtacggtccgacatatcTCGTACTCAATTTCTCTTTAttaccaaatcgcattatacccttcatgggggaaattttcaagaatacccaatcatctactttgaactccaaatccctatgacgaacatctgaataggaTTTCAGACGACTCtaagcagtcttcaaccgctccttaatgattttaacttttttcatggtctgatgcacgaggtctagccctatcaactctgcttccccaatatcaaaccacccaatgggagatcaacatctcctaccatataaagcctcgaacggtgccatttggaTGCTAgcgtgatagctattgttgtaggcaaattctatgagtggtaattgagcatcccaactacctttgaagtctaaaacgcaagcacgcaacatatcctcaagcgtctaaaTAGTTCGCTCTGCCTGCTCAttagtctgcgggtgaaaggatgttctaagattcacctgagtacccaaaccttgctgaaatttcttccaaattttagcagtgaattgtgccccccgatcagaaatgatggaagcCGGGGTGCCATGCtacctgactatttctttaatatacaactgagcatactgctccactatgtcggtagacttaaccggcaaaaagtgtgatgacttcgtgagtcgatccacagtcacccaaatcgagtcaaacttacgtGGGGTGCGTGGTAAtccaaccacaaaatccatattaatcatttcccacttccacattggaatttctatgttctgtgccaatcCACTTGGCCTTTGGTGttcagccttcacttgctgataattcggacatcttgccacaaagtcggCCATATTCCTCTTCATattattccaccaatagacttccttaagatcatgatacatttttgtagaacctgggtgcatggAATATCTAGAAGTGTGaacttcagtcataattcttccccggagaccatccacatttggaacacagagtcgttcttggtaccttagtgtaccatcattcatgctaagagaaaaggccatggtcttatgtttatgaatcccctcttttaacttcaccaacaatggatcgttatattgattctccttgacttccacaacaagtgatgattcaaccctattttgcacaattacctctccttcattagagtccgtaaaacgaactcccaaactagtcAATCGGTGAATTTCTTAGGcaaatggcctttgatatgcctccaagtgtgctaagctacccatagattttcggctaagagcatctgccacaacattagccttccctggatggtataaaatatcaatgtcataatccttgagtaattcaagccatcttctctgcctcagattcaattccttctgtttgaaaaataTTGAAGGCTTTTATGGttcgtgaatatatccacatggaccccatataaataatgacgccaaattttcaatacaaataccaccgccgcaagttctagatcatgtgttggatagttattttcatgattctttagttgcctagaagcataagataTCACAtttccatgttgcattaatacacacccaagcccgattatTGAagaatcacaatataccacaaatccatctataccctctggtagagtcaacaccggtgtcgtagtcaatattgctttcaattcttggaaactcttttcacaagcatctgaccattggaacttaattgccttctgcgttaatttagtcaatggagagccAAGAGtaaaaaacccctccacaaactttctgtaatactcaactaagcctaagaaactacgaatctctgttggagttgtaggcctagGCCAATTTCTTTCACAACTGAAATTTTCTAAGGATCagccttaattccctcactagagactacatgacccaagaatataaccgattcaagccaaaattcacactttgaaaactttgcattcAACTGGTGGTGGtgcagggtttgcagaactaccctgagatgatcggcatggtcttctcgactttgtgaatatacaagaatatcgttaATAAACACTATTacaaaagagtcgaggaatggcttaaaactcgattcataagatccatgaaagctgctggggaatttgttagcccaaaagacatcaccagaaattcaaaatgcccataccgggtcctaaaaATTATTtacggaatatcctgctccctgatcttcaattggtgatacccggatcttaaatcaattttggaaaagtacttggcaccttgcaattgatcaaacaagtcatttatccttggcagcgggtacttattcttgattgtgaccttattaagctgccgaaagtcaatacacattctcagcgacccatctttctttcttacaaaaaggaccggtgcgccccaaggcgacacacttggccggataaaacccttttctaacaaatctctcaattgctcttttggctctttcaattctgccggtgtCATTCtctagggtggaatagatataggatgcgtgtatggcatcacatcaatcccaaaatcaatctccttgtctggtgggatcccagggagtttatccaaaaatactcccaaaaattcattcacaacaggcacgggctcaagtgtaggtgcctcagcatcggtgtccgtaacccggaccaaatggtaaatacatcccttgttgatcattttcgtggccttaaagtaagaaataaacctacccttcggcactacatcatcacccttccactcaataactggctcatttggaaattcgaacctaatagttctggttcggcaatcaagcttggcaaaacaagagtaaagccaatccatccccattatcacatcaaaatcgaccattctcaattcaataataTTGGCCGCGGTGACTCGACCACGcaatgtgacaacacaatccctataaatcCGCGCAgtcaaaatagactcaccaaccggagtagatatagagaacggctcataaagctgttctggttctatcccaaattccatagaaacataaggtgtgacatatgacaaagtggaatcgggatcaataagagcatatgcatcatgagattggacagtcaatatacctgtgacaacatctggagaagcctatTAATTCTGGCGACCCCTTATAGCATAGAAACGGCCAGATCCTCCCGAACTCggtgctccacccctagctgcaccacgccctgcgggtgttggagtgcttcgagctggaggaggtgctaCGGATGTAGTAGCTGTAGAATTAGATGGCTATGCCATGCCCTTGCCCGTACCCTAGTgggacgaacgacaatccctctgaatgtgacccctcaatccgcataTGTAGCATATAGGTAAttccatgtagcatattcctaggtgaatctttccacacctagggcatgagGGGATTcctctgctgctggaatctaccaccatgatGACCTTGCTTATTGGagcccctgttgccctgactagGCCTGAAACGGCTCCATTGCTGCTGCTGACTAGGCCCTGATAGCGGTGcactagccgaagactgagaaAAGGAATGTGATGGCCCTGACGACCCTCCTCTGAATGTTGACTTGCCACCACCTGAAGAGCCACCAAAGTTGCCCATAGACCGGGCCTTattaccctctcgctccattctgttccttaatttgcgggtctctgtggcttgagcgaatgccaccatctttccatagttcatatcagaattcaaggcagttgtagcaacctcattaattaccaagggactaaggccctgTAAAAATTGGCAAACTCTAggctccatagtgggcaacatgtaaatgACATATTTAGATAGGtacgcgaatctcatatggtaatctCACACACTCAAGCTACATTGCCTCAAGTTCTCAAACTCAGTAGCATGGgttgccttagtctcggcaggcaagaaattatcaatgaaggcatcggcaaactcaccccaccttgcTGGAGAGCTCCCTTCtccacgggactcctcccatagttcaaaccaaaaatatgccacctctttcaagCGGTAGGATgccaattccactgcctctgtttcagtagcacgcataactctgagagtcttgtgcatctcatcaatgaaatcctggggatcttcct
Proteins encoded in this window:
- the LOC142171469 gene encoding putative mitochondrial protein AtMg00860, with amino-acid sequence MSFGLTNALATFQARMHKVFSSYLRKFVLVFIYDILIYSVTLEDHVKYLRVMFEVLKENQLFAKKSKCNFGEAQIEYLGHIISDQGVSIDPTKIEAWINWPYPVNIKGFRGLLGLTGYYRRFIKNFVAISKPLTYLLKKGAFPWNDSATIAFEELKNAMVHAPVLALPDFTLPFVVEVDASGTGLGAVQEVLESYCEDVEAQDIIKQLSLDASAIPNITFKKRDH